A DNA window from Chiloscyllium plagiosum isolate BGI_BamShark_2017 chromosome 9, ASM401019v2, whole genome shotgun sequence contains the following coding sequences:
- the LOC122553115 gene encoding uncharacterized protein LOC122553115 isoform X4, translated as MDDCNLKELSLSAGMLDPAFNPSILNYRVTLGNDTVNLTIYPVTSDNHATYQIIGTGGSKTVGLQDGLNKIEIEVAAEDGTLKRYKIEATKLSANTPVLSGLKIAENLTLDPPFSISEYKYTCTAPLNMISVIVEPIAPDHNMHVTVNGSEVGNQTYLNVGHTKVEVNVTSADGTNSQIYQIVISRVQFPWSITFSDLNDVQEYECPISLKAYYRPVSIKGRCNMTEVKN; from the exons ATGGACGACTGCAACTTGAAGGAGTTGTCGCTCTCGGCCGGGATGCTGGACCCTGCCTTCAACCCGTCCATCCTCAACTACAGAGTGACACTGGGCAACGACACGGTCAATCTGACCATCTACCCGGTCACCAGCGACAACCACGCCACGTACCAAATCATT GGTACAGGTGGCAGTAAAACGGTCGGTCTCCAAGATGGTCTAAATAAAATTGAGATTGAAGTTGCTGCAGAAGATGGAACTTTGAAGCGGTATAAAATAGAGGCAACCAAGCTCAGTGCAAACACCCCAGTACTAAGTGGACTGAAAATAGCTGAAAACTTGACACTTGATCCTCCATTTTCTATCAGTGAATATAAATATACAT GTACAGCACCACTAAATATGATCAGTGTAATCGTTGAACCAATTGCCCCAGACCATAATATGCATGTGACTGTTAATGGTTCAGAAGTCGGGAATCAAACGTACCTAAATGTAGGACATACCAAAGTGGAGGTGAATGTTACATCAGCAGATGGCACTAATTCACAG ATATATCAGATCGTTATCTCCCGGGTACAGTTTCCGTGGTCTATTACTTTCTCAGATCTTAATGATGTCCAGGAATATGAGTGCCCAATATCCCTTAAGGCTTACTACCGACCTGTCTCTATCAAAGGAAG ATGCAACATGACTGAGGTCAAAAACTGA
- the LOC122553115 gene encoding uncharacterized protein LOC122553115 isoform X3 yields MDDCNLKELSLSAGMLDPAFNPSILNYRVTLGNDTVNLTIYPVTSDNHATYQIIGTGGSKTVGLQDGLNKIEIEVAAEDGTLKRYKIEATKLSANTPVLSGLKIAENLTLDPPFSISEYKYTCTAPLNMISVIVEPIAPDHNMHVTVNGSEVGNQTYLNVGHTKVEVNVTSADGTNSQIYQIVISRVQFPWSITFSDLNDVQEYECPISLKAYYRPVSIKGRSFSRIAAGRHQQVLSHQTPGI; encoded by the exons ATGGACGACTGCAACTTGAAGGAGTTGTCGCTCTCGGCCGGGATGCTGGACCCTGCCTTCAACCCGTCCATCCTCAACTACAGAGTGACACTGGGCAACGACACGGTCAATCTGACCATCTACCCGGTCACCAGCGACAACCACGCCACGTACCAAATCATT GGTACAGGTGGCAGTAAAACGGTCGGTCTCCAAGATGGTCTAAATAAAATTGAGATTGAAGTTGCTGCAGAAGATGGAACTTTGAAGCGGTATAAAATAGAGGCAACCAAGCTCAGTGCAAACACCCCAGTACTAAGTGGACTGAAAATAGCTGAAAACTTGACACTTGATCCTCCATTTTCTATCAGTGAATATAAATATACAT GTACAGCACCACTAAATATGATCAGTGTAATCGTTGAACCAATTGCCCCAGACCATAATATGCATGTGACTGTTAATGGTTCAGAAGTCGGGAATCAAACGTACCTAAATGTAGGACATACCAAAGTGGAGGTGAATGTTACATCAGCAGATGGCACTAATTCACAG ATATATCAGATCGTTATCTCCCGGGTACAGTTTCCGTGGTCTATTACTTTCTCAGATCTTAATGATGTCCAGGAATATGAGTGCCCAATATCCCTTAAGGCTTACTACCGACCTGTCTCTATCAAAGGAAG GAGCTTTAGCAGGATTGCTGCTGGAAGGCACCAGCAAGTGTTGTCCCACCAAACTCCAGGAATATAG
- the LOC122553115 gene encoding uncharacterized protein LOC122553115 isoform X2 — protein sequence MDDCNLKELSLSAGMLDPAFNPSILNYRVTLGNDTVNLTIYPVTSDNHATYQIIGTGGSKTVGLQDGLNKIEIEVAAEDGTLKRYKIEATKLSANTPVLSGLKIAENLTLDPPFSISEYKYTCTAPLNMISVIVEPIAPDHNMHVTVNGSEVGNQTYLNVGHTKVEVNVTSADGTNSQIYQIVISRVQFPWSITFSDLNDVQEYECPISLKAYYRPVSIKGSDPKHIFSSSLIKFLTRKTKCNPFDDTPFDGQWCVPEYEVDKRMSAASVYCCFRYRDAT from the exons ATGGACGACTGCAACTTGAAGGAGTTGTCGCTCTCGGCCGGGATGCTGGACCCTGCCTTCAACCCGTCCATCCTCAACTACAGAGTGACACTGGGCAACGACACGGTCAATCTGACCATCTACCCGGTCACCAGCGACAACCACGCCACGTACCAAATCATT GGTACAGGTGGCAGTAAAACGGTCGGTCTCCAAGATGGTCTAAATAAAATTGAGATTGAAGTTGCTGCAGAAGATGGAACTTTGAAGCGGTATAAAATAGAGGCAACCAAGCTCAGTGCAAACACCCCAGTACTAAGTGGACTGAAAATAGCTGAAAACTTGACACTTGATCCTCCATTTTCTATCAGTGAATATAAATATACAT GTACAGCACCACTAAATATGATCAGTGTAATCGTTGAACCAATTGCCCCAGACCATAATATGCATGTGACTGTTAATGGTTCAGAAGTCGGGAATCAAACGTACCTAAATGTAGGACATACCAAAGTGGAGGTGAATGTTACATCAGCAGATGGCACTAATTCACAG ATATATCAGATCGTTATCTCCCGGGTACAGTTTCCGTGGTCTATTACTTTCTCAGATCTTAATGATGTCCAGGAATATGAGTGCCCAATATCCCTTAAGGCTTACTACCGACCTGTCTCTATCAAAGGAAG TGATCCCAAGCACATATTCTCATCATCGTTAATTAAGTTCCTCACTCGAAAGACAAAGTGTAATCCTTTCGATGATACTCCTTTTGATGGACAGTGGTGTGTCCCAGAATATGAGGTGGACAAAAGAATGTCAGCTGCTTCTGTTTACTGTTGCTTCAGATATAGAG ATGCAACATGA